In a single window of the Amycolatopsis sp. cg5 genome:
- a CDS encoding helix-turn-helix domain-containing protein, translating into MRRDNVFGEFLQARRARVRPGEVGIEAHGRRRVPGLRRDELARLAGVSVQYLTRLEQGVDGNPSTQVVDALATALRLDPDSAAHLRSLAAPPSQPHEPSEARAEVQHLLDSWGSTPAYVRDRWFDVLMANKAAMVLAPMYHPGRNLVRDVFCDPATRRLFPDWPDIAAQTVAALRAAADPRDPRTAALVEDLQANEEFRALWARHDVRPSRDEIKRFDHPDAGRLTLRRQTLTVAGAEDQVIIVYQAEPGSSSADALARLL; encoded by the coding sequence ATGAGACGCGACAACGTTTTCGGAGAGTTCCTCCAAGCACGCCGAGCCCGTGTGCGGCCGGGCGAGGTGGGGATCGAGGCCCACGGCAGGCGCCGAGTGCCAGGCTTGCGCCGCGACGAACTCGCTCGACTGGCCGGGGTTTCCGTGCAGTACCTGACAAGGCTGGAACAGGGCGTCGACGGGAATCCGTCCACACAGGTCGTGGACGCGTTGGCGACGGCGCTGCGCCTCGATCCGGACTCCGCCGCCCACCTGCGCTCACTGGCTGCCCCGCCGTCCCAGCCGCACGAGCCCAGCGAGGCCCGCGCCGAGGTGCAGCACCTGCTCGACTCGTGGGGGAGTACTCCGGCGTACGTCCGCGACCGCTGGTTCGACGTGCTGATGGCCAACAAGGCGGCCATGGTGCTCGCGCCCATGTACCACCCCGGTCGCAATCTGGTCCGCGACGTGTTCTGCGACCCCGCCACCCGCCGGTTGTTCCCGGACTGGCCGGACATCGCCGCGCAGACGGTCGCGGCCCTGCGGGCGGCGGCCGATCCGCGTGATCCCCGGACTGCCGCCCTCGTGGAGGACTTGCAGGCCAACGAGGAATTCCGCGCGCTGTGGGCCCGGCACGACGTACGCCCGTCCCGTGACGAGATCAAACGGTTCGACCACCCCGACGCGGGCCGTCTCACCCTGCGCCGCCAGACCCTCACGGTCGCCGGAGCCGAGGACCAGGTGATCATCGTCTACCAGGCGGAGCCCGGCAGTTCCTCGGCCGACGCACTGGCAAGGCTGCTCTAG